The stretch of DNA CCGAGGCGAGCGAGTATGTCGACCGCTACTTCGCCATGAACTTCAAAGACCGCACCGTGTCGATGACGAACTTCAAGGCGGACGATGAAACGGTGTCGATGGGCGACAAACGCTGCAAGGTGTACAGCCTTGTGGACGTGGACTGTGCCGCACTGCCCTCGATGATACGTCCGTACACGAACATCGAGGTGAACAACACGGAAATGCCGGTCGATCTGGCTTCGGTGGTGGACAACATACCGGACGCCGAGACGGTGGTCTATAACCAAGTCATCTTCCTACCCAACCAAAAACGGGAACTGGCGATGCTCGACAAAAAGAAGAACCGCCACGCGAGTATTCCGAACCCGAACAACCAGATGGCGGTCGAGGACATCAAGCGTGTGCAGGAGGTCATTGCCCGTGAAAGCAAGCAACTGGTATATACGCACTTCAACATGGTGGTAGCCGTATCTGCCGGTGCAGACCTGCAAAAGTGTACGAACCACTTGGAAAACGCATTCGGGCGCATGGGCATCCATATCAGCAAGCGGGCGTACAACCAACTGGAACTGTTCGTCGGTTCGTTTCCGGGCAACTGCTACACGCTCAATGAGGAATACGACCGTTTCCTGACCCTTTCCGATGCGGCGATGTGCCTGATGTACAAGGAGCGCGTGCTGCACAGCGAGGAAACACCGCTGAAGATTTACTACACCGACCGTCAGGGTGTGCCGGTGGCTATTGACATCACGGGAAAAGAGGGAAAGAACAAGCTGACGGACAACTCGAATTTCTTTTGTCTGGGGCCTTCTGGGAGTGGCAAGAGCTTTCATATCAACTCGGTCGTGCGCCAGCTCCATGAGCAGGGAACGGATGTGGTCATGGTCGATACGGGAAACTCATACGAGGGACTGTGCGAGTATCTGGGCGGCAAGTATATCAGCTATACCGAAGAACGGCCTATCACGATGAATCCGTTTCGCATCAACCGGGAGGAATACAACATCGAGAAGATAGACTTCCTCAAGAACCTTATCCTGATGATTTGGAAAGGGTCGGACAGCCAAATCCCCGAAATTGAGTTCCGCATTGTCGAGCAGATAATCATAGACTACTATGATGCCTATTTCAACGGATTTACAAGATACACCGACGAGCAACGGGAGGTACTGCTGAAAAACCTGTTTGCGGCGGCCAGCCGAAAGAACCCAAACAAACCACCCAGAGAGGTGGATGAGATGGTGCGCAAACAGATAGAGGTGCTTGAGGCACGGCGGGCGGCCCTCAAAGTGACGGAGCTGAGTTTCAACTCATTCTTTGACTACTCATTCGACCGTCTGGAGCAGATCTGCACCGAAAACGACATCACGACAATCAGCTACTCGACCTATTCGACCATGCTGCAGCCGTTCTACAAGGGCGGTGCGTATGAGAAAATTCTCAACGAGACAGTGGATTCGGCACTGTTTGACGAGACATTCATTGTCTTTGAAGTGGATGCAATCAAGGAAAATAAGAAACTGTTTCCCATTGTCACACTGATTATCATGGACGTGTTCCTGCAGAAAATGCGCATCAAGAAGAACCGTAAAGTCCTTGTCATCGAGGAAGCGTGGAAGGCCATTGCCAGCCCGCTCATGGCGGAATACATCAAGTTCATGTACAAGACCGCCCGTAAATTTTGGGCTTCTGTTGGCGTGGTGACGCA from Barnesiella propionica encodes:
- a CDS encoding TraG/VirB4 family ATPase; this encodes MTLYIILCFVALCAGMALSVYAFGTGGKRKRIFQDIYFSAEETDGVGVLYTKTGEYSAVLKIENPVQKYSADIDSYYDFTHLFTALAQTLGEGYAIHKQDIFVRKQFASEPADGQEFLSASYFRYFKGRPYTDSLCYLTITQEAKKSRLFSFDNKKWRDFLVKIRKVHDQLHDSGVQARFLNKAEASEYVDRYFAMNFKDRTVSMTNFKADDETVSMGDKRCKVYSLVDVDCAALPSMIRPYTNIEVNNTEMPVDLASVVDNIPDAETVVYNQVIFLPNQKRELAMLDKKKNRHASIPNPNNQMAVEDIKRVQEVIARESKQLVYTHFNMVVAVSAGADLQKCTNHLENAFGRMGIHISKRAYNQLELFVGSFPGNCYTLNEEYDRFLTLSDAAMCLMYKERVLHSEETPLKIYYTDRQGVPVAIDITGKEGKNKLTDNSNFFCLGPSGSGKSFHINSVVRQLHEQGTDVVMVDTGNSYEGLCEYLGGKYISYTEERPITMNPFRINREEYNIEKIDFLKNLILMIWKGSDSQIPEIEFRIVEQIIIDYYDAYFNGFTRYTDEQREVLLKNLFAAASRKNPNKPPREVDEMVRKQIEVLEARRAALKVTELSFNSFFDYSFDRLEQICTENDITTISYSTYSTMLQPFYKGGAYEKILNETVDSALFDETFIVFEVDAIKENKKLFPIVTLIIMDVFLQKMRIKKNRKVLVIEEAWKAIASPLMAEYIKFMYKTARKFWASVGVVTQEIQDIIGSEIVKEAIINNSDVVMLLDQSKFKERFDEIRKILGLTEVDCKKIFTINRLENKDGRSFFREVFIRRGTTSGVYGVEEPHECYMTYTTERAEKEALKLYKKELRCSHQEAIEAYCRDWDASGIGKSLPFAQKVNETGRVLNLRPVYESK